A portion of the Juglans microcarpa x Juglans regia isolate MS1-56 chromosome 1D, Jm3101_v1.0, whole genome shotgun sequence genome contains these proteins:
- the LOC121247511 gene encoding serine/threonine-protein phosphatase PP1 isozyme 4-like isoform X1, giving the protein MAAQGQGSMDPVLVDDIIRRLTEMRSARPGKQVQLSETEIKQLCVASRDIFIRQQNLLELEAPIKICGDIHGQYSDLLRLFEYGGFPPHANYLFLGDYVDRGKQSLETICLLLAYKIKYPENFFLLRGNHECDSINRIYGFYDECKRRFNVRLWKAFTDSFNCLPVAALIDDRILCMHGGLSPDLNNLDQIRNLTRPTAVPDAGLLCDLLWSDPSRDVKGWGMNDRGVSYTFGPDKVAEFLEKHDLDLVCRAHQVVEDGYEFFADRKLVTIFSAPNYCGEFDNAGAMMSVDENLTCSFQILKPAEKKAKFMI; this is encoded by the exons ATGGCGGCGCAAGGCCAGGGATCAATGGACCCTGTCCTAGTCGACGACATAATCAGACGGCTGACAGAGATGAGATCGGCGAGGCCCGGGAAGCAGGTCCAGCTCTCAGAGACTGAGATCAAGCAACTCTGTGTTGCTTCCAGAGACATCTTCATTCGACAGCAAAATCTGCTCGAGCTCGAAGCCCCCATCAAGATTTGCG gTGACATACATGGGCAATACAGTGACTTATTAAGGTTGTTTGAATATGGGGGATTTCCTCCTCatgcaaattatttatttttaggggATTATGTGGATCGTGGAAAGCAGAGTTTAGAAACAATATGCCTTTTGCTTGCCTATAAGATTAAATATCCAGAGAACTTCTTTCTTCTAAGAGGAAATCATGAATGTGATTCTATTAACCGGATATATGGATTTTATGATGAATGTAAGCGCCGATTCAATGTAAGGCTTTGGAAGGCCTTTACAGACAGTTTTAACTGCCTTCCTGTCGCAGCTCTTATAGATGACAGAATATTGTGTATGCATGGTGGTCTTTCCCCCGATCTTAACAACTTAGATCAAATTAGAAATTTAACTCGTCCGACTGCTGTTCCAGACGCTGGATTGCTATGCGATTTGCTCTGGTCAGATCCCAGTAGAGATGTTAAAGGATGGGGAATGAATGACAGAGGAGTCTCATACACCTTTGGCCCTGATAAGGTGGCAGAATTCTTAGAGAAGCATGATTTGGACCTTGTCTGTCGTGCCCATCAG GTTGTGGAGGATGGGTATGAGTTCTTTGCCGACAGGAAACTTGTTACAATATTTTCAGCCCCCAATTACTGTGGTGAATTTGATAATGCTGGTGCAATGATGAGTGTAGATGAAAACTTGACGTGCTCCTTCCAGATTCTTAAGCCAGCAGAGAAAAAAGCCAAGTTCATGatatga
- the LOC121247511 gene encoding serine/threonine-protein phosphatase PP1 isozyme 4-like isoform X2, whose protein sequence is MAAQGQGSMDPVLVDDIIRRLTEMRSARPGKQVQLSETEIKQLCVASRDIFIRQQNLLELEAPIKICDAGLLCDLLWSDPSRDVKGWGMNDRGVSYTFGPDKVAEFLEKHDLDLVCRAHQVVEDGYEFFADRKLVTIFSAPNYCGEFDNAGAMMSVDENLTCSFQILKPAEKKAKFMI, encoded by the exons ATGGCGGCGCAAGGCCAGGGATCAATGGACCCTGTCCTAGTCGACGACATAATCAGACGGCTGACAGAGATGAGATCGGCGAGGCCCGGGAAGCAGGTCCAGCTCTCAGAGACTGAGATCAAGCAACTCTGTGTTGCTTCCAGAGACATCTTCATTCGACAGCAAAATCTGCTCGAGCTCGAAGCCCCCATCAAGATTTGCG ACGCTGGATTGCTATGCGATTTGCTCTGGTCAGATCCCAGTAGAGATGTTAAAGGATGGGGAATGAATGACAGAGGAGTCTCATACACCTTTGGCCCTGATAAGGTGGCAGAATTCTTAGAGAAGCATGATTTGGACCTTGTCTGTCGTGCCCATCAG GTTGTGGAGGATGGGTATGAGTTCTTTGCCGACAGGAAACTTGTTACAATATTTTCAGCCCCCAATTACTGTGGTGAATTTGATAATGCTGGTGCAATGATGAGTGTAGATGAAAACTTGACGTGCTCCTTCCAGATTCTTAAGCCAGCAGAGAAAAAAGCCAAGTTCATGatatga
- the LOC121236004 gene encoding protein DA1-related 2-like yields the protein MAPSGVNHIPQPCIYGDLISSNGERKSSIMKWLIKFLKNVSNRGEGGGGANHPEPLDEENLTWRAPPRSSDDRSGAQKEKEEQDHANALSLAEDLKRRNGYGRQTNIDEELARALQGSLNSSSYPPYSPVPYHPRKFRECGGCKRNIGYGNYLGCMGTFFHPECFCCRACSYPITEHEFSLSGREPYHKSCFKELTHPKCEVCHQFIPTNAAGLIEYRCHPFWSQKYCPSHEHDNTARCCSCERLESWNSRYYSLEDGRRLCLECMESAIMDTGDCQPLYHAIRDYYEGLNMKLDQQIPMLLVERQALNEAIVGEKNGFHHMPETRGLCLSEEQTVTSIHKGLRFGVHRQVGMRTQHQKLTRKCEVTAILVLYGLPRLLTGAILAHELMHGWLRLRGYRNLDPEVEEGICQLLSYMWLESEVMPRSNAMPSTSAASSSSSSSSSKKGGKSIVENKLGDFFMHQIANDTSPAYGGGYRAANAAVDKYGLRSTLEHIRLTGNFPL from the exons ATGGCTCCCTCTGGTGTCAACCACATACCTCAGCCTTGTATTTACG GGGACTTGATTTCTTCAAACGGGGAGAGAAAGTCTAGCATTATGAAATGGCTGATTAAGTTTCTCAAGAATGTTTCCAATCGAGGGGAGGGCGGAGGTGGTGCCAATCATCCTGAGCCCCTTGACGAGGAAAACCTGACTTGGCGTGCACCCCCTAGATCCTCG GATGATCGCTCTGGGGCtcagaaggaaaaagaagaacaagacCATGCAAATGCACTTTCCCTGGCTGAAGATTTGAAGAGACGTAATG GATATGGTCGGCAGACTAACATTGACGAAGAGCTTGCCAGGGCACTTCAGGGTAGCCTAAATTCATCTTCATATCCTCCTTATTCTCCTGTACCATACCATCCGAGGAAATTTAG AGAATGTGGTGGTTGCAAACGTAACATAGGCTATGGCAATTATTTGGGCTGCATGGGAACATTTTTCCATCCAGAGTGCTTCTGCTGTCGTGCTTGTAGTTACCCAATTACTGAGCATGAG TTTTCTTTGTCAGGGAGGGAACCTTATCACAAGTCTTGTTTTAAAGAGCTGACCCATCCCAAATGTGAAGTTTGCCACCAATTT atCCCAACAAATGCTGCTGGTTTGATCGAGTATAGGTGCCATCCATTTTGGTCTCAAAAATATTGTCCATCACATGAGCATGATAACACAGCTCGTTGCTGTAGTTGTGAACGTCTGGAG TCTTGGAACTCAAGATACTACTCTCTGGAAGATGGGCGGCGTTTATGCTTAGAGTGCATGGAATCTGCTATCATGGATACTGGTGATTGTCAACCCCTTTACCATGCCATAAGAGATTATTATGAAGGACTGAACATGAAATTAGATCAGCAAATTCCAATGCTTCTGGTTGAAAGACAAGCACTTAATGAAGCCATTGTTGGGGAGAAGAAT GGCTTTCATCACATGCCTGAGACAAGGGGTTTATGTCTTTCTGAAGAGCAGACAGTCACAAGT ATACACAAAGGGCTGAGATTTGGCGTCCACCGACAGGTAGGAATGAGAACCCAACACCAAAAACTGACTCGAAAATGTGAAGTTACAGCCATTCTTGTTCTCTATGGTCTTCCAAG ATTACTCACAGGTGCTATTCTTGCCCATGAGTTGATGCATGGCTGGTTACGCCTCAGAG GCTACCGGAATCTTGACCCTGAGGTAGAGGAAGGTATCTGTCAGTTGCTGTCATACATGTGGCTTGAGTCAGAAGTGATGCCAAGATCTAATGCCATGCCATCTACATCAGCAGCTTCGTCCTCTTCCTCATCTTCATCGTCAAAGAAAGGTGGAAAGTCCATTGTCGAAAATAAGCTGGGTGACTTTTTCATGCACCAAATCGCCAACGATACTTCCCCGGCATATGGAGGAGGATATAGGGCTGCTAATGCAGCTGTCGATAAGTATGGTTTACGTTCTACACTGGAACACATTCGACTCACTGGGAATTTTCCATTGTAA